In Bacillus sp. SM2101, a single window of DNA contains:
- a CDS encoding DinB family protein: MNVIDLSVLNLKETRRRSIKLWRSLPDSWITWRPDKDAMTFGEMIRHVWSGSFDYHMILRNNGSVKTKTAPPYFQEPIVSVDKEVELSNQYFDDFIEYVQSLSEEEFESRLIDRSDVDYQRYLGDMLLRIAYHDAVHAGQFLQYLRMAGLERPMIWD, from the coding sequence ATGAATGTAATTGATCTTAGTGTATTGAATTTGAAAGAAACACGTCGACGCTCAATTAAACTATGGAGGTCTCTTCCTGATAGTTGGATAACTTGGAGGCCAGACAAAGATGCAATGACGTTTGGAGAGATGATTCGACATGTATGGAGTGGCAGTTTTGACTATCATATGATTTTAAGAAATAATGGGTCGGTTAAGACTAAGACAGCTCCTCCATACTTTCAAGAACCAATTGTTTCAGTTGATAAAGAGGTTGAATTATCAAATCAGTATTTTGATGATTTTATAGAATATGTCCAATCGCTTTCAGAAGAGGAGTTTGAATCAAGACTAATTGATCGAAGTGATGTTGACTACCAGCGATATTTAGGAGACATGCTATTGCGGATTGCCTATCACGATGCAGTTCATGCAGGTCAATTTTTACAATATTTACGGATGGCTGGTTTGGAGAGGCCTATGATATGGGATTAA
- a CDS encoding helix-turn-helix transcriptional regulator, protein MNVYPNISYIAKLIAEPTRAIILDCLMSNQALPASELAYMAKVSHPTISSHLSKLVEGNLLIAEQHGRHRYYRLANQEVAEVLEKLGTIAPTVQVRSLRQSDQLKQVRYARTCYDHLAGELGVKITEKLIDKEFLTLEDGEYVVTNQGKKWFLNFGINIEEANTKRRIFAKPCLDWSERRYHISGWLGSAIAKLFFEQEWITKAEKNRAVHLTKKGTKVLQDQLGINMNKEKNVGLE, encoded by the coding sequence ATGAATGTTTATCCGAATATCTCATATATAGCAAAACTAATTGCTGAACCTACAAGAGCAATAATTTTAGATTGTTTAATGAGTAATCAGGCTCTTCCTGCTAGTGAATTAGCTTATATGGCTAAAGTGTCACATCCAACAATTAGTTCTCACCTCTCTAAATTAGTCGAGGGTAATCTGCTTATTGCTGAACAACATGGTAGACATCGCTATTACCGACTTGCTAATCAAGAGGTTGCAGAAGTTCTCGAAAAATTAGGGACAATCGCACCAACTGTTCAAGTACGCTCTTTAAGACAGTCTGATCAACTAAAACAGGTTCGGTATGCTCGAACATGTTATGATCACCTTGCCGGAGAGCTTGGTGTAAAGATAACTGAGAAGCTAATTGATAAGGAATTTCTGACCTTGGAGGACGGGGAATACGTTGTGACTAATCAAGGCAAGAAGTGGTTTTTAAATTTTGGAATTAATATCGAAGAGGCAAATACAAAAAGGAGAATATTTGCAAAGCCTTGTCTTGATTGGAGTGAACGGCGTTATCATATTTCAGGTTGGCTAGGGTCTGCGATAGCTAAACTATTTTTTGAGCAAGAATGGATTACAAAAGCAGAAAAGAATCGAGCAGTCCATCTTACAAAAAAGGGTACAAAGGTATTGCAAGATCAACTGGGTATTAACATGAATAAAGAGAAAAATGTTGGTTTGGAGTAA
- a CDS encoding M3 family oligoendopeptidase: MEKISYPTEWNLDKIFIGGSKSIQLLDHINQLEALLHQLEGSVKSFIAPLSTSESIKVVNLVENIGNIHLYLSQANSFITCLLAENPKNQDAAILRGKVAQKESRFEKELSNVKKILINTKEDVWDSILEIEELQEYRFILNEWRENADKNLSEEELNLISDLMVDGYHAWGHFYNDLVSSIKLNIQIDGKEENLSVGQAINLRSHHIEEVRKEAHYVLESTWKEKEELFSKIINHIAGFRIEVNNKRGIKSVIEDPLKKNRMKEETLNTMWAVISKYKQPFSNYLKRKAEMIGGSSMTAYNFWAPVTKNNQEIKFEEAATLITEHFSQFGTELEDFARQAFNGGWIEAEDRPNKSAIPFCAGFPLTGESRVFMTFRGTFLNVLTLVHELGHAFHNHAMKSVNGLNKRYPLSIAETASTFSEMIIFDAALKKAKSKEEKLFILDEKLKRSVMNFMNIHSRFLFEQRFYKERSKGIVSANRLNQLMEESINEAYAGSLEQPSIYSWVWTPHYYITQSPFYNFPYTFGYLFALGIYAKAKEKRIDFEKDYLKLLRDSGSMTVEDLVMKHLGEDITSEEFWEKGMELCVKDAEEFIQLASS, encoded by the coding sequence ATGGAGAAAATAAGCTATCCAACAGAGTGGAATCTAGATAAGATTTTTATAGGAGGAAGCAAATCAATTCAATTATTAGATCATATCAATCAATTAGAAGCTCTTTTACATCAACTAGAAGGTAGTGTTAAATCGTTTATTGCTCCACTTTCAACAAGTGAATCAATTAAAGTGGTCAATTTAGTAGAAAACATCGGAAACATTCACTTATACTTATCGCAAGCTAATTCGTTTATCACTTGTCTCCTAGCAGAAAATCCAAAGAATCAAGATGCTGCGATTTTACGGGGAAAAGTTGCTCAAAAAGAATCTCGTTTTGAAAAAGAGTTATCGAATGTAAAGAAGATATTAATAAATACAAAGGAAGATGTTTGGGATAGTATACTAGAAATAGAAGAATTACAAGAATATAGATTTATTCTAAACGAATGGCGTGAAAATGCAGATAAGAATTTGTCGGAAGAGGAGCTAAATTTAATTTCTGATTTAATGGTTGATGGGTACCATGCTTGGGGACACTTCTATAATGATCTGGTAAGTAGTATTAAATTAAATATTCAAATTGATGGAAAAGAAGAAAATCTATCAGTTGGACAAGCCATTAACTTGAGGTCGCATCATATTGAAGAAGTGCGTAAGGAAGCTCATTATGTATTAGAATCTACATGGAAAGAGAAAGAGGAATTATTCAGTAAAATAATAAATCACATTGCTGGCTTTCGTATAGAAGTGAATAACAAGCGCGGGATAAAAAGTGTAATAGAAGATCCTTTGAAAAAGAACAGAATGAAGGAAGAAACACTAAATACGATGTGGGCAGTAATCAGTAAATATAAACAACCTTTTTCGAATTACTTGAAGAGAAAAGCTGAAATGATAGGCGGATCTAGTATGACAGCTTATAACTTTTGGGCTCCTGTTACAAAAAATAATCAAGAGATAAAATTCGAGGAAGCTGCCACACTTATTACGGAACATTTTAGTCAGTTTGGAACCGAATTAGAGGACTTCGCCCGGCAAGCTTTCAATGGAGGTTGGATAGAAGCCGAGGATCGTCCAAATAAGTCTGCTATTCCATTTTGTGCCGGTTTTCCACTAACAGGTGAATCAAGAGTTTTTATGACATTTAGGGGCACTTTTTTAAATGTGTTAACTCTTGTTCATGAACTAGGTCATGCTTTCCATAATCATGCCATGAAGTCTGTTAATGGGTTAAATAAAAGGTATCCGTTAAGTATTGCTGAAACTGCTTCAACCTTCTCCGAAATGATTATTTTTGATGCGGCTTTAAAAAAAGCAAAATCAAAAGAAGAAAAATTATTTATACTGGATGAAAAATTAAAACGAAGTGTAATGAACTTTATGAATATTCATTCGAGATTCTTATTTGAGCAGAGATTTTACAAGGAACGTAGTAAAGGTATTGTTTCAGCCAATCGACTAAATCAGTTAATGGAAGAATCAATAAATGAGGCGTATGCTGGTTCCCTAGAACAACCTTCAATTTATTCTTGGGTTTGGACACCACACTACTATATTACTCAATCGCCTTTTTATAATTTCCCATATACTTTTGGTTATTTATTTGCATTGGGCATTTATGCAAAGGCAAAAGAGAAAAGAATAGATTTTGAAAAAGATTATTTGAAATTACTTCGTGATTCAGGAAGTATGACTGTGGAAGATTTAGTTATGAAACATTTAGGAGAAGATATTACTTCAGAGGAATTCTGGGAAAAAGGAATGGAATTATGCGTGAAAGATGCGGAAGAATTCATTCAATTAGCTTCTTCTTAA
- a CDS encoding nitronate monooxygenase — MKLPQLFLGNLTASVPIIQGGMGVGVSRSRLASAVANQGGIGIISGSQIGFTEPDFATNNLAANIRSLKREIRRARELSPNGIIGVNFLVAMKNYKELALTAVEEKVDLIVSGAGLPKSLPEIVKGTKTKIAPIVSSGKAAKLITRMWDKKYNYLPDLVIVEGPDAGGHLGFTLDELRANPKIELTEIVKEVKDALSSFQEKYKKPIPIIAAGGVFDGSDIAKYLKAGASGVQMGTRFVATKECDADINFKEAYINSKSEDIQLVKSPVGLPGRAITNKFVKKTEAGNIPVQKCYDCLIPCNPKSTPYCITTALIEAANGKLENGLIFSGSNAHRLKEIVSVQQLMTQLVSEAEAALV, encoded by the coding sequence ATGAAATTACCTCAATTATTTTTAGGAAATTTAACCGCTTCCGTTCCAATTATTCAAGGAGGAATGGGTGTAGGGGTGTCACGCTCTAGACTAGCTTCAGCTGTAGCTAATCAGGGAGGTATCGGCATCATTTCTGGATCTCAAATTGGTTTTACTGAACCTGATTTTGCAACAAATAACCTAGCTGCCAATATTAGAAGTTTAAAAAGAGAAATTAGAAGAGCTAGAGAATTGAGTCCAAACGGAATAATTGGAGTTAACTTTTTAGTTGCGATGAAAAATTATAAAGAATTGGCTTTAACTGCTGTAGAAGAAAAAGTTGATTTGATTGTTTCTGGTGCTGGTTTACCTAAATCCCTTCCTGAAATTGTAAAAGGAACTAAAACAAAAATTGCACCTATTGTATCTTCAGGAAAAGCAGCCAAATTAATCACAAGAATGTGGGATAAGAAATACAACTATCTACCAGATTTAGTGATTGTTGAAGGCCCTGACGCTGGGGGACATTTAGGTTTTACTTTGGACGAATTAAGGGCTAATCCAAAAATTGAATTGACTGAAATAGTTAAAGAAGTTAAAGATGCTTTGAGCTCTTTTCAGGAAAAGTATAAAAAGCCAATACCTATTATAGCTGCTGGCGGAGTATTTGATGGATCGGATATTGCTAAATATCTAAAAGCAGGGGCATCTGGTGTACAAATGGGTACTAGATTTGTTGCAACTAAAGAATGTGATGCAGATATAAATTTTAAAGAAGCTTACATAAACTCAAAAAGTGAAGATATTCAGTTAGTTAAAAGCCCCGTCGGATTACCAGGTAGGGCAATAACAAATAAATTTGTGAAAAAAACTGAAGCAGGGAATATTCCTGTTCAGAAATGCTATGATTGTCTAATACCATGCAATCCAAAAAGTACGCCTTACTGTATAACAACTGCCCTTATTGAAGCTGCTAATGGAAAGCTAGAAAATGGTTTGATTTTTTCGGGGAGCAATGCACATAGATTAAAAGAAATTGTGTCAGTACAGCAACTTATGACTCAATTAGTTAGTGAAGCAGAAGCAGCACTAGTGTAA
- a CDS encoding GNAT family N-acetyltransferase, whose amino-acid sequence MIYELNKIQFSNVNDLLTSELVNIEIKGVVQGYNPGCVFVDNILNPTTAMVWSKSIAGFYFIGNENNIRFNKSINEYIDSNIAPRTRELGLNHFEFSGTSPKWDIAFKSIFKKRNLVQSKQLTYKYKCKEDSVLENLKMQDKFEMVKINHQLFHRKINNIDFVKSIILDWWSSLEDFIHHGVGYCMMDGELIVSCCISSCVTHDSMGSHTLTVEEYRKNGLAKILINEFLEHCRDHKLEAYWDCMDENLGSRMLAESCGYKKEFEYNLYSFKI is encoded by the coding sequence ATGATATATGAATTGAATAAAATACAGTTCTCTAACGTAAACGATTTATTAACGAGTGAATTAGTTAATATTGAAATAAAAGGAGTAGTTCAGGGGTATAACCCGGGATGTGTTTTTGTTGATAATATATTGAATCCAACTACTGCTATGGTGTGGTCAAAATCTATTGCTGGATTCTATTTTATTGGGAATGAGAACAATATAAGGTTTAATAAGAGCATAAACGAATATATTGATTCAAATATCGCACCCAGGACAAGAGAGTTAGGGTTAAATCATTTTGAATTTAGTGGCACAAGTCCAAAGTGGGATATAGCATTTAAAAGTATATTTAAGAAACGGAACCTTGTTCAGTCTAAACAACTTACCTATAAGTATAAATGTAAAGAAGATTCTGTTCTTGAAAATCTTAAAATGCAAGATAAATTTGAAATGGTAAAAATAAATCATCAATTATTTCATAGAAAGATTAATAATATAGATTTTGTTAAATCAATAATATTAGATTGGTGGAGCTCATTAGAGGACTTCATCCATCATGGTGTAGGATATTGCATGATGGATGGTGAATTAATTGTTTCTTGTTGTATATCAAGTTGTGTAACCCATGATTCAATGGGCTCACACACACTAACCGTAGAGGAGTATAGAAAAAATGGTCTTGCAAAAATACTAATTAACGAATTTCTAGAGCACTGTAGAGATCATAAACTCGAAGCTTATTGGGACTGTATGGATGAAAATCTTGGATCACGTATGTTAGCAGAAAGCTGTGGTTATAAGAAGGAATTTGAGTATAATTTATATAGTTTTAAAATATGA